The Streptomyces sp. R28 region CGTCGGCATCACGGCGCCGGTGAAGGTCGCGCTGATCGAGGAGGAGAAACAGTTCTCCATCGAGGTCGGCGACGAGGCTCCGCACGCCGCCCCCGGCGACCGGGCACCCGGCGCCGCGGGCGACGACGGCGAGATCGAGGCCGAAGAGGACGAAATGGGCCTCGCGGTCATCAGCGGTCTCGTCGACGACGTGGAGGTCTCCGCAGGGGAGCACGGTGGGCTGATCCGTATGACCTGGCCGACCGCGCCGCCGGCCGTGGTGCTTCCCTGAACGACCCCGCCAAGACAACCTCATAGCGAAAGGGCCCTGCTCAGCAGGGCCCTTTCGCGTTTCCTCGGCCACCCCCGGGGAATTCGTGAAGCAATTCACGATCAATCTCCCGATAATTCGATCAAGAGCCAATGCTCACGTCAATGGTTTTGAGGCATTAGCACTTTCGGGTTCAGTGGCTTGACGTCGATCATTTGCTGAACGGCATGTGAAGGCCAATTCCGTTTACCGCGCTCTGTTTTGATCAGGTTCCGGTACCTAGAATCCGTCCACATCTTGAGCTCA contains the following coding sequences:
- a CDS encoding ATP-binding protein; its protein translation is MATVELRFSALPEHVRTARLVAAAVARRAGVDEAVLDEVRLAVGEACTRAVGLHQSVGITAPVKVALIEEEKQFSIEVGDEAPHAAPGDRAPGAAGDDGEIEAEEDEMGLAVISGLVDDVEVSAGEHGGLIRMTWPTAPPAVVLP